A genome region from Campylobacter concisus includes the following:
- a CDS encoding branched-chain amino acid transaminase, with amino-acid sequence MNASEFIWMDGKLVKWDDAKVHVLTHSLHYGNAVFEGTRAYKTKKGLAIFRLQDHTKRLLKSAKMTVLNVPYTQEELEQAQIDVLRANKYNGNVYIRPLVFLGYGVMGVAHTKAPVQTAIASWEWGAYLGDEGLEKGIRVKISSYAKLSPAAQMNRAKASSNYLSSQMANYEAKEAGYDEALLLDSEGFVAEGPGECFFIVENGALITPPNDNSLVSITQDTVIKLAHDLDIEVRRERITRDQAYTADEAFFTGTAAEVTPINSIDNRIIGNGARGEVTKRLQKAYFDVVYGLNKKYESFLTYI; translated from the coding sequence ATGAACGCTTCAGAATTCATCTGGATGGATGGAAAATTAGTTAAATGGGACGATGCAAAAGTACACGTTCTAACTCACTCTTTGCACTATGGCAATGCCGTATTTGAAGGCACAAGAGCTTATAAAACAAAAAAAGGTCTAGCTATTTTTAGACTTCAAGATCACACAAAAAGACTTTTAAAATCAGCAAAAATGACCGTTTTAAATGTACCATACACACAAGAAGAGCTTGAGCAAGCACAGATAGACGTGCTTCGCGCAAACAAATATAACGGCAACGTCTACATTCGCCCACTTGTATTTTTAGGATATGGTGTAATGGGTGTGGCACACACAAAAGCACCAGTGCAAACTGCTATCGCTTCATGGGAATGGGGCGCATATCTTGGTGATGAAGGTCTAGAAAAAGGTATCAGAGTTAAAATTTCAAGCTATGCAAAGCTAAGCCCTGCTGCTCAAATGAATAGGGCAAAAGCCAGTTCAAACTACCTAAGCTCACAAATGGCAAACTACGAGGCAAAAGAGGCTGGATACGACGAGGCGCTACTGCTTGATAGTGAAGGCTTCGTGGCTGAAGGTCCGGGCGAGTGCTTCTTTATCGTTGAAAATGGTGCATTGATCACTCCACCAAATGACAACAGCCTAGTTAGTATCACCCAAGATACGGTCATCAAACTAGCTCATGATCTTGACATAGAGGTAAGAAGAGAGCGCATCACAAGAGATCAGGCCTACACTGCTGATGAGGCGTTTTTTACAGGTACTGCAGCTGAAGTAACGCCGATAAATAGCATAGATAACCGCATTATCGGCAACGGAGCTAGAGGCGAAGTGACAAAGAGACTACAAAAAGCTTATTTTGACGTAGTTTACGGTCTAAATAAAAAATATGAATCATTTTTAACATATATTTAA
- a CDS encoding prohibitin family protein produces MPADLNDYFNKKKLGNDNRGSSQNSDKEPPFKKDFKMPNLPNGFGKFGALAYILIAIIAIFAITQPFKVIHSGEVGIKSTAGKYEPNPLQPGFHFFLPFIQDIIIVDTRVRIINYTSGEDMGESMQKSYQGVGAGILRKNSISVLDARNLPVSIDITVQYRLNPENAPQTIASWGLSWESKIVDPVVRDVVRSIAGKYTAEELPTKRNDLARQIDDGIRKDIDSQPNKPVELLTVQLREIILPSKVKEQIERVQIAKQEAERTKYEVERANQEALKQAALAEGTAKAAIIEAKGKADAIKIEADATAYANKEVAKSVDQNLLNLKQIETQNKFNEALKENKDAKIFLTPGGAVPNIWLDTKDKTKASSTSER; encoded by the coding sequence ATGCCCGCTGATTTAAACGATTATTTCAATAAAAAAAAGCTAGGTAATGACAATAGGGGCTCTAGTCAAAATAGCGACAAAGAGCCACCATTCAAAAAAGACTTTAAAATGCCAAATTTACCAAATGGTTTTGGTAAATTTGGAGCACTTGCCTATATTTTAATTGCAATTATTGCTATTTTTGCTATCACTCAGCCATTTAAAGTGATTCACTCAGGCGAAGTTGGCATCAAGTCTACGGCAGGTAAATACGAGCCAAATCCTTTGCAACCAGGCTTTCACTTCTTTTTACCTTTTATCCAAGACATCATCATCGTGGACACCAGAGTTAGGATCATAAACTATACTTCTGGCGAGGATATGGGCGAATCAATGCAAAAATCATATCAAGGCGTTGGCGCTGGAATTTTACGTAAAAATTCTATTTCAGTGCTTGATGCTAGAAATTTACCAGTTAGCATTGATATTACTGTGCAATACCGTTTAAATCCAGAAAATGCCCCTCAAACTATTGCCTCTTGGGGTCTTAGCTGGGAGAGCAAGATAGTTGATCCTGTCGTTCGTGACGTAGTTCGCAGTATCGCTGGTAAATATACAGCAGAAGAGCTTCCAACAAAGAGAAACGATCTAGCAAGACAAATCGATGATGGCATAAGAAAAGACATCGACTCTCAGCCAAATAAGCCAGTTGAGCTTTTAACAGTGCAACTTCGTGAGATTATCTTGCCTTCAAAGGTAAAAGAGCAGATCGAGCGCGTCCAAATCGCAAAACAAGAAGCTGAAAGAACAAAATACGAAGTAGAAAGAGCAAATCAAGAAGCCTTAAAACAAGCCGCACTTGCAGAAGGTACCGCTAAAGCTGCGATCATTGAAGCAAAAGGTAAGGCTGATGCCATTAAAATCGAGGCTGACGCAACTGCATATGCAAACAAAGAGGTTGCAAAAAGTGTAGATCAAAATCTACTAAATTTAAAGCAGATCGAGACGCAAAACAAATTTAACGAAGCTCTAAAAGAAAACAAAGATGCTAAAATTTTCTTAACGCCTGGCGGAGCTGTGCCAAACATCTGGCTAGACACAAAAGATAAAACCAAAGCTAGCTCGACAAGCGAAAGGTAA
- a CDS encoding DUF748 domain-containing protein yields the protein MNKNKKTALISAICVVSLLVIYTILGFFGVPYGIKNIAPKYLKEYNAMLFVESAKFNPFTFELNATNAELNTTSPLFSTKQIDIKLKPFSIFKKLVEVDIFRLQEPNVKILRDKNSKFNFSNFISDNNTTTEDNSTSSINFALNNAKIIKGSFSYSDQNLTKPFNVNFDDINYELSSLNTKKNSAGSHIFDSNSTLAHKIDLNGDIKLNPLKIEGKISIKNFIIDPVAISFIDNDTLNLKNAVINLGINYALIADENATNINLKDSLLNVKSLNIDEGKNELSLGELELPKFDLSSKIADKIDAKLELNAINLSDVSFKNAITASLKSLNLNDISLLANLNEKSELNATATLNSINANTLRIDETSKNLVNLKDINASNLNANLANNKTTLTLEKIAFEGINAPLSKNANVNVAGTKISNISFTQDTNKSLTNLNELSINGINLKAKNKEILDIADVLTKTIKFDILNMALSAENIDINRLKFNSELNDSGLSAINQLGLGEHGPAKTANHRTKAKKENTPASKSKENEFKFDIKNINVNNANIALTHLFEGEKIAHKFDNLFIKVANLSSDFSRSFDTKVDMKSSQKLNLNVDSKIKIEPLDVNAKIKLNDTNLPKYFAYAKPFLEVDLSSGEMSANAELHYAKDIKADAKLSVKDIRLDDKNKEKLIAFKSLEVDKISLFKNNLEITGVALNSPFIKAHLSKEREFNLSKIVKEDKSKAQNEQKTESKKVASKKDDELNFSIKNFSLNNGEVDFSDASLFIPFATKISNLNGKLTDIDKKRPSSGEFKGTVGKNGFSQITAKLFPFELKQNTDIKLDFKDIDLIDITPYSGQFLGYKIKKGKLNLNLNYSVVDSKLNGSNLINFDTLTLGEKVDSKDAVNLPLSLAISILSDQNNQINIDLPVEGNLDDPDFKYGGVIWAAVKKLFADITLAPFRFLGNALGLGSKDLSSIDFLAGSSELISSEAPKIADFIKLTSAKPMMKLSITPTYSEIDALYFKEKKLDQKINQIISSSGKDYITALNSLVPNAKDKSDKALREEAIKIIEADKEKLVELANERANAVKEALIKAGLEAGRINVNDVTSSEPKQNTYTSVLMGVAN from the coding sequence ATGAATAAAAATAAAAAAACAGCACTTATTTCAGCCATCTGCGTAGTTTCACTTTTAGTTATTTATACTATTCTTGGATTTTTTGGAGTACCTTATGGCATTAAAAATATCGCTCCAAAGTATCTAAAAGAATACAATGCAATGCTTTTTGTGGAAAGTGCCAAATTTAATCCTTTTACCTTCGAGCTAAATGCGACAAATGCTGAGCTAAACACTACTTCGCCACTTTTTAGCACAAAGCAAATCGACATCAAGCTAAAGCCATTTTCTATCTTTAAAAAATTAGTTGAAGTTGATATTTTTAGGCTTCAAGAGCCAAATGTCAAAATTTTACGAGATAAAAATTCAAAATTTAACTTTAGCAATTTTATAAGCGATAATAACACAACTACCGAAGATAACAGCACTAGCTCTATAAATTTTGCCCTAAATAACGCTAAGATCATCAAAGGATCATTTTCATACAGCGATCAAAATTTAACAAAGCCATTTAACGTAAATTTTGATGATATAAACTATGAGCTAAGTTCGCTAAATACGAAGAAAAATAGTGCAGGCAGCCATATTTTTGACTCAAACTCGACTCTAGCTCACAAGATCGATCTAAATGGCGATATCAAGCTAAATCCACTAAAAATCGAGGGCAAAATCAGCATAAAGAACTTTATTATCGATCCAGTGGCGATTAGCTTTATAGATAACGACACACTAAATCTTAAAAATGCGGTCATAAATTTAGGAATAAATTACGCTTTAATTGCCGATGAAAACGCTACAAACATAAATTTAAAGGATAGCCTTTTAAATGTAAAATCGCTAAACATAGATGAGGGCAAAAACGAACTAAGCCTTGGTGAGCTAGAGCTTCCAAAATTTGATCTATCAAGTAAGATAGCAGACAAGATAGATGCTAAATTAGAGCTAAATGCCATAAATTTAAGCGATGTGTCATTTAAAAATGCAATAACAGCAAGCTTAAAATCGCTAAATTTAAACGATATTTCGCTTTTAGCAAATTTAAATGAAAAAAGTGAGCTAAATGCAACAGCTACGCTAAATAGCATAAATGCAAATACCCTAAGAATAGACGAAACCAGTAAAAATTTAGTAAATCTAAAAGATATAAATGCCTCAAATTTAAATGCAAATTTAGCAAATAACAAAACCACTCTAACGCTTGAAAAAATAGCGTTTGAAGGTATCAATGCCCCACTTAGCAAAAATGCAAATGTAAATGTAGCAGGGACTAAAATCTCAAATATTAGCTTCACTCAAGATACCAATAAAAGCCTTACAAATCTTAATGAGCTTAGTATAAATGGCATAAATTTAAAGGCAAAAAATAAAGAAATTTTAGATATCGCTGATGTGCTTACAAAAACGATCAAATTTGATATTTTAAATATGGCTTTGAGCGCTGAGAATATCGATATAAATAGACTAAAATTTAACTCGGAGTTAAATGACAGTGGCTTAAGCGCGATAAACCAGCTTGGGCTTGGTGAGCATGGGCCAGCAAAAACGGCCAATCATCGCACTAAAGCTAAAAAAGAGAATACACCAGCTTCAAAAAGCAAAGAAAATGAGTTTAAATTTGATATAAAAAATATCAATGTAAATAACGCCAATATCGCTTTGACACACCTTTTTGAAGGTGAGAAGATCGCTCATAAATTTGATAATCTATTTATAAAAGTTGCAAATTTAAGTAGCGATTTTAGTAGGTCATTTGATACAAAAGTGGATATGAAAAGCTCACAAAAGCTAAACCTCAATGTAGACTCAAAGATCAAGATCGAGCCACTTGACGTAAATGCAAAAATCAAACTAAATGATACAAATTTGCCAAAATATTTTGCCTACGCAAAGCCATTTTTAGAGGTAGATCTTTCAAGTGGAGAGATGAGTGCAAACGCCGAGCTTCACTATGCAAAAGATATAAAAGCGGACGCAAAGCTTAGCGTAAAAGATATTAGATTAGATGATAAAAATAAAGAAAAGCTAATCGCGTTTAAAAGTTTAGAAGTGGATAAAATTTCACTTTTTAAAAATAATCTTGAAATTACTGGAGTTGCTTTAAATTCGCCATTTATCAAGGCTCATCTAAGCAAAGAGCGCGAATTTAATCTAAGCAAAATCGTAAAAGAAGATAAAAGCAAAGCCCAAAATGAGCAAAAAACTGAGAGCAAAAAGGTGGCTAGTAAAAAAGACGACGAGCTAAATTTTAGTATCAAAAATTTCTCACTTAACAACGGCGAGGTTGATTTTTCAGATGCGTCACTATTTATACCATTTGCTACGAAAATTTCAAATCTAAATGGCAAGCTAACTGACATCGATAAAAAACGTCCAAGTTCGGGTGAGTTCAAAGGCACAGTTGGTAAAAATGGCTTTTCTCAGATTACAGCAAAACTATTTCCTTTTGAATTAAAGCAAAATACCGATATTAAGCTTGATTTTAAAGACATCGATCTAATCGACATAACACCATACAGCGGGCAATTTTTGGGCTATAAAATAAAAAAAGGTAAGTTAAATTTAAATCTAAATTATAGCGTTGTTGATTCAAAACTAAACGGCTCAAATCTTATAAATTTTGACACACTCACACTTGGAGAAAAGGTTGATTCAAAAGATGCTGTAAATTTGCCACTTTCGCTTGCTATATCGATATTAAGCGATCAAAATAATCAAATAAATATCGACCTGCCAGTTGAAGGAAATTTAGACGATCCTGACTTTAAATATGGCGGTGTCATTTGGGCTGCTGTTAAAAAACTCTTTGCAGACATTACGTTAGCTCCGTTTAGATTTTTAGGTAATGCTCTAGGACTTGGCAGCAAGGATCTAAGCTCTATCGATTTTCTTGCTGGAAGTAGCGAGCTAATAAGCTCAGAAGCGCCAAAAATAGCTGATTTTATAAAGCTAACTAGTGCAAAGCCTATGATGAAACTTAGCATCACGCCTACTTACTCCGAAATAGATGCGCTCTACTTTAAAGAAAAAAAGCTTGATCAAAAGATAAATCAAATAATCTCCTCAAGCGGCAAAGATTATATTACCGCGCTAAATTCTCTCGTTCCAAACGCTAAAGATAAAAGCGATAAGGCTTTAAGAGAAGAGGCAATAAAAATCATCGAAGCGGATAAGGAAAAGCTGGTTGAGCTAGCAAATGAGCGTGCAAATGCAGTAAAAGAAGCACTCATAAAAGCTGGGCTTGAGGCTGGCCGCATAAATGTAAATGATGTAACAAGCTCAGAGCCTAAACAAAACACCTATACAAGCGTGCTTATGGGAGTGGCAAACTAA
- the bcp gene encoding thioredoxin-dependent thiol peroxidase → MSEFSKADIERKITLEVGDKAPEFEALNQDGVKVALKDFVGKNVVLYFYPKDNTPGCTTEACEFSANYDQFIKNDTVIIGVSPDSVKSHVGFIAKQNLKHILLSDEDKEISKLYGVWQVKKNYGKEYLGIVRSTFVIGKDGKIVKIYKSVKAKDHAAKVLADLAK, encoded by the coding sequence ATGAGCGAATTTAGTAAAGCAGATATTGAACGAAAAATAACACTTGAAGTTGGCGATAAAGCGCCAGAGTTTGAAGCACTAAATCAAGACGGTGTAAAGGTCGCACTAAAGGACTTTGTAGGTAAAAATGTAGTGCTTTATTTTTATCCAAAGGACAACACTCCGGGCTGCACAACTGAGGCTTGCGAATTTAGCGCAAACTACGATCAGTTTATCAAAAACGATACAGTTATCATCGGTGTTAGCCCAGATAGTGTGAAATCTCACGTTGGCTTTATCGCAAAGCAAAATTTAAAGCACATTCTATTAAGCGATGAGGATAAAGAAATTTCAAAGCTTTATGGTGTTTGGCAGGTCAAGAAAAACTACGGCAAAGAGTATCTTGGCATCGTAAGAAGCACATTTGTGATCGGAAAAGACGGCAAGATAGTTAAAATTTATAAAAGCGTAAAAGCCAAAGACCACGCCGCAAAAGTGCTAGCTGATCTAGCAAAATAA
- a CDS encoding DUF2393 family protein — MKRKDREMLNSIKHNLLFVLQNAKLIDFLTYGWIFLAFILIVLLGIFIAIKSWWQIGFLFILAAFFGLFVGNYYANKYINENLRPVSISKITTKQLQYVDALMVDFNITNNSNNALSVCKIELNFYLSSRQNTKDFFNSLNPFARKRIILNEEFLPKQSIEVKEFVNDFAFIDYNISKKVECF, encoded by the coding sequence TTGAAGAGAAAAGATCGCGAGATGTTAAATAGCATTAAGCACAACTTGCTTTTTGTATTGCAAAATGCAAAGCTCATTGATTTTCTAACCTATGGCTGGATATTTTTAGCATTTATACTAATTGTGCTTTTAGGAATTTTTATCGCGATAAAGTCGTGGTGGCAGATAGGATTTTTATTTATTTTGGCTGCTTTTTTTGGACTTTTTGTAGGTAATTACTACGCAAACAAATATATAAATGAAAATTTAAGGCCAGTTAGCATAAGCAAAATAACCACCAAGCAGCTTCAATATGTCGATGCGTTAATGGTCGATTTTAATATTACAAATAATTCAAATAATGCACTTAGTGTCTGTAAAATCGAGCTTAACTTCTATCTAAGCTCAAGGCAAAATACGAAAGATTTTTTTAACTCGCTTAATCCATTTGCTAGAAAAAGAATCATCTTAAACGAGGAATTTTTGCCAAAGCAAAGCATAGAGGTTAAAGAATTTGTCAATGATTTTGCATTTATAGACTACAATATTTCTAAAAAAGTGGAGTGTTTTTGA
- a CDS encoding DUF2393 family protein, protein MSSAYFTIVHIIVLFAIALLSILFLVLSLRAERKLFLSLFFTNILVSTTLAVFLMLVLDKYTKKGMLENVKSERILRNESIVFKGQVRNIGKFTISNCTLTVKLINQPLNKNDLGEEAFFKPSGLSFFSWVLGTDKDERPNTVEYKFDVAKNLPKQKSTPFTVYMPYPPYFKNGMNITKLNCY, encoded by the coding sequence ATGAGTTCAGCATATTTTACGATCGTTCATATTATCGTTCTTTTTGCGATTGCTCTGCTTTCTATTTTATTTCTTGTTCTCTCGCTTAGAGCTGAGCGAAAGTTATTTTTATCACTATTTTTTACAAACATTCTAGTCTCAACTACACTTGCTGTTTTTTTGATGCTGGTGCTTGATAAATATACAAAAAAAGGTATGCTCGAAAATGTAAAAAGTGAGCGAATTTTACGAAATGAGAGTATTGTTTTTAAGGGGCAAGTAAGAAACATCGGTAAATTTACAATTAGCAACTGCACGCTGACAGTCAAACTAATCAATCAACCGCTAAATAAAAATGACCTTGGTGAGGAAGCATTTTTTAAGCCAAGTGGGCTTTCATTTTTCTCATGGGTTCTTGGCACAGATAAGGACGAGAGGCCAAATACAGTTGAATATAAATTTGATGTAGCCAAAAATTTACCAAAGCAAAAAAGCACACCATTTACCGTATATATGCCATATCCGCCTTACTTTAAAAATGGCATGAATATCACAAAACTAAATTGCTACTAA
- the hisIE gene encoding bifunctional phosphoribosyl-AMP cyclohydrolase/phosphoribosyl-ATP diphosphatase HisIE, giving the protein MNSVTKSIDWQKVGGLLPVVVCDYATNEVLMLAYMNEEALNLSLSSRYAHYFSRTKNRIWKKGEESGNTQEIKAAFLDCDNDTLLLKVIQNGGAACHTGARSCFFNEINLHDGKILDTKVEVKKPNYGVLDELYHVIEDRKLNANPETSYVASLFKKGENQILKKVGEEAGEFIMAAKDLSFAENSKQNEQKAKDDLIYEAADLCFHALVALSAHNIHPDAVKNELTRRFGMSGIEEKRSRDVK; this is encoded by the coding sequence ATGAACAGCGTAACAAAAAGCATAGACTGGCAAAAAGTTGGTGGATTGCTTCCAGTAGTGGTTTGTGATTATGCCACAAATGAAGTTTTAATGCTTGCTTACATGAACGAAGAAGCACTAAATTTAAGTCTATCTAGCCGTTACGCTCACTACTTTTCACGCACCAAAAATAGAATTTGGAAAAAAGGCGAAGAGAGCGGAAATACACAGGAGATAAAAGCTGCATTTTTAGACTGTGATAACGATACTTTGCTTTTAAAAGTGATTCAAAACGGAGGTGCAGCTTGTCACACTGGAGCAAGGTCGTGCTTTTTTAATGAGATAAATTTGCATGACGGCAAAATTTTAGATACAAAAGTTGAAGTCAAAAAACCAAATTATGGCGTACTTGACGAGCTTTACCATGTGATAGAAGATAGGAAGCTAAATGCTAACCCTGAAACTTCATATGTGGCAAGTCTTTTTAAAAAAGGCGAAAATCAAATTTTAAAGAAAGTTGGCGAAGAGGCTGGCGAATTTATAATGGCCGCAAAGGATCTTAGTTTCGCAGAAAACTCAAAGCAAAATGAGCAAAAAGCAAAAGATGATCTGATCTATGAAGCAGCCGACCTTTGCTTTCATGCACTTGTAGCACTCTCAGCCCATAATATCCATCCAGATGCTGTAAAAAACGAACTTACAAGGCGTTTTGGTATGAGCGGCATTGAAGAGAAAAGATCGCGAGATGTTAAATAG
- a CDS encoding thiol:disulfide interchange protein DsbA/DsbL has protein sequence MKLVKMLILSAFFALNLSALTEGVEYQTLAKPLNVPKNSVVKVFSYDCPHCYKFDRTITKKLMSKLDGVKFIPYHLSTKGKLGETTSKIFTALISIDEANGTDLLSDESKFKQAKFAIYKARHDEKDDFSDGKDKEKFINLALKAAHVSKDDYEKALNSDRAKELLDAWFASYDVASISGVPAFVVSGKYLINLSAASSIDEMAKIIQELLDK, from the coding sequence ATGAAGCTTGTAAAAATGCTAATTTTAAGTGCGTTTTTTGCGCTAAATTTATCAGCACTGACTGAGGGCGTAGAGTATCAAACTCTAGCAAAGCCGCTTAATGTGCCTAAAAACTCGGTCGTCAAGGTCTTTAGCTACGACTGCCCACACTGCTATAAATTTGACCGAACGATTACAAAAAAGTTAATGTCAAAGCTTGATGGGGTTAAATTTATTCCATATCACCTAAGCACCAAAGGCAAGCTTGGCGAGACAACAAGTAAAATTTTCACCGCTCTTATATCGATAGATGAGGCAAATGGCACTGATCTACTAAGCGATGAGTCAAAATTTAAGCAAGCAAAATTTGCGATCTATAAAGCAAGACACGATGAAAAAGATGATTTTAGTGATGGCAAAGACAAAGAGAAATTTATAAATTTAGCCCTTAAAGCAGCTCACGTGAGCAAGGATGACTACGAAAAAGCACTAAATAGCGACCGAGCAAAAGAGCTTTTAGACGCATGGTTCGCCTCTTATGATGTGGCAAGTATCAGCGGTGTGCCAGCTTTTGTAGTAAGTGGCAAATACTTAATAAATTTAAGCGCAGCTTCATCAATCGATGAGATGGCAAAGATCATACAAGAGCTTTTGGACAAGTAG
- a CDS encoding tautomerase family protein, with the protein MPYVNIKIAGPEPTKEQKDQVFKEVTETLVRVLGKKKEAVMIFIETHDASNIGVGGESVEDKRKVIK; encoded by the coding sequence ATGCCTTATGTTAATATCAAAATAGCAGGCCCAGAGCCGACAAAAGAGCAAAAAGATCAAGTTTTTAAAGAGGTAACTGAGACGCTTGTAAGAGTGCTTGGCAAGAAAAAAGAGGCGGTGATGATTTTCATAGAAACTCACGATGCTAGCAACATCGGCGTAGGTGGCGAAAGCGTAGAAGATAAGAGAAAGGTGATAAAATGA